The sequence below is a genomic window from Theobroma cacao cultivar B97-61/B2 chromosome 6, Criollo_cocoa_genome_V2, whole genome shotgun sequence.
TTTAGTAGAGTAgcaatttttactttaatggCTTGTGGTGGCCTTGTCTTAACTTTTCTCTTCAGTTTAGTGCTAAACTTTGCTATCTGGATTTTATTTCTTGCTAACTGATTGTTTGTACCATTCATTCTTTTGTCAAACTTAGAAGGCCTTAAACAATGAAGCCAATAGCTCTGGAGGCAGTTCAGGGTCCCAACATTCTATTCAGTAAGCCAAGCTGATGGTTGTTAAATCTGGATTAGAGTTATTGTACTCTCATGTGGCCTTAAATGTGTAGCTTATTGCTGTACATCGAATGCAGGACTCTGGATAGAGCCATTTCAGATTTGGAGATGAAAATAGTGGCTGCTAGGGCAGAGCGTGAGACAATTATGAAAGACCCTATTATATCAGAAGACTTGAAGAATGTTAAATCAaccttaaaaagaaaatattttatggtcaTAGGAATCAATACAGCTTTTAGTAGCCGTAAGCGGAGAGATTCAGTGCGTGCAACTTGGATGCCTCAAGGTGCATTAACTGTTTTCATAGAAGTCTTTATCTttataattctttatttttgtttcctatGATCTTCCTCTTGATGTATGTTAAATGGATTCTTGTTATAAATGTCCCAGCTGAGAAGCGAAAAAAATTGGAGGAAGAGAAAGGCATCATTATTCGCTTTGTTATAGGTCACAGGTAATTTCCACCCTTTCTGCCGAAAATTATCTGATCTTTCTAAAATACATTGTCTATTTGCTTTCTCCAGCAACTGTATATGAATGTGTTTTTGCTTAACATTGCCATTTGGGTCTGTTTTATCTCCACAAAAATTGCTAGTTCCAATGATTCTTTAGCAAAGAAATCACATGTGTTGTAAACTATTTGAATGTAAACTAGGGAATAGAACACTGAATTAATTGATTGGCCTTTTCTCCAGTTCAACATCAGGTGGTATTCTTGATAAAGCCATTGAAGCAGAGGAAAAGGTGCATGGAGACTTTTTGAGATTGGTAATACTTCTATCCTGTTCTTTCTGTTGTTATTAGTACTTACTTGTATCCACTAGTCTTAATGCTTTTGTAAATGTGAATAGACCATAGAAAAATATGTAACAGGcccttttttctgttttttcataataaaaacaGCAACACATTGAGGGCTATCTGGAGTTGTCAGCCAAGACAAAAACTTATTTTGCCACTGCTGTTTCCTTGTGGGATGCGGAATTTTATGTCaaagttgatgatgatgttcaTGTAAATCTAGGTAAAACAAAACTTTGTTCTTTCATTTTGCATGTGTACAAATCTTTGTAGATAATGTAATTCCTTTGTTAGTATGCCTTAATTTCTTATTTAGAATGAGATAAAGTTAGTATCCAAGTTCTATGCTGAGTACCTATAGACTTTTTGAAGGAATATGATCATGATCATAGTTTTATACGTTCTCCAAAATTAATGGTTAATGAAGGAAAAGGACTGCAGATACTCAAGAAATATGtacaataaaaaaactaaaagccTTTTACTTGTATCTGTTCATGAGAAAACTAAAAGTGACACATGTTAACATAAAAATGCTTAGAAAGTGAAGTTGAAATAAGGAAATGTGGTTCCAAAGATGACTATGAGATAAACTTGTGGCAACTGGCAAGTTTACCCTAACTCCCTGGAACAGAAATAATGACTAATGTTATCAAATTGCTAAGTTCCAGTAAGCAGTACTGTTGGTTGGTGCCACAAGGAAAATGCATTGACAATTGTATAGTAATTCAGTGACTGAATTTAGTTGATCAACATCTTTTTCTAATCAGTGTTACTAGATATACCATAAATAACATAGTTACTttcttgaataaaataatttcactCCTGTCTTATTGATTATGTATGCTTAATACATTGCAGCAACACTTGGTTCGACTTTAGCTGGACATAGTAATAAACCTCGAGTTTATATCGGCTGCATGAAGTCTGGTCCTGTTCTTGCTCGAAAGTAAGCAGAGTTTCTGTGCTTTCTAAATTAGCTGATATTAAGATGTTGGTAATATTTGGTTGTTCTTATATATCCTCTTTATTTAATAGGGGAGTGAAATACCATGAACCTGAGTACTGGAAATTTGGTGAAGTTGGAAACAAATATTTTCGACATGCTACAGGGCAACTGTATGCTATATCAAAAGATTTGGCCACTTACATATCAATAAATCAGTGAGTTCCTACTTGTCTTTTCCCAATGGTTTGATTTCAAGCCTGTTACCATTGATGAGTTGATGTGTGCACTTAAACTAACAGGAAGCCTGTCTATCCAGTTTCTAGAATCATGGACTTGCACATGTTCAATTCAAAAGTTTATGTCAAAAGTTTGTTATTGCCCCTGGTGGTAATAATTATGCTTTATTTTCAGGAATGTACTGCATAAATATGCTAATGAAGATGTTTCATTGGGATCTTGGTTTATCGGTTTAGATGTGGAGCATGTTGATGATAGGAGACTCTGCTGTGGTACTCCACCAGGTAACTCTTATAATACTATGtctcataaaatattttccctTTCTCTGCAAAAAGGAAGGGTATGGGGGCTTTGCTTTTCTTGGATACGTGTTCTAGTTTACGCAGAAAGTAGTTTTGGGCAAATAGATGTCATAATGAGAAGTTCGATGACTGAACATGTAAATCTGATCTATGACATCACTATTCCAGCCTCCAGGGTGGAGAATTATTgttaatattgtttaatgaATCCCCAGTCAACAACAAGTTTGAGTCATGAATTTATCAGAGGCCAGTTTTTGGTATTGGGATAACAGCAGCTGTGTGTGTGTAATGTTGTTTGTGTTTAATTTTAGCTGTGTTTTCTTGTTCATGTAATATTGTAGAACTGACTTAAACCTTTTTTCTTGCAGATTGTGAATGGAAAGCTCAAGCTGGTAACATCTGTGTCGCATCTTTTGACTGGAGGTGCAGTGGGATTTGCAGGTCTGTAGAGAGGATCATAGAAGTTCATGAACGTTGTGGTGAGGACAAGAATGCTTTATGGAGCACAAACTTTGTGCAAACAACAAGCAGTTCTTTCTGAGGAAAGATATATACAAAGGGAGCAGGCATAGAGATGCTTTTTgtttcccttctttttttttcccctttcccACACTCATATTGCACCCATATTTCGTAGGTGTAAAGAATGTGTAATATATAGTAGAACATACTATAGTAATAGAAGAGAGGCACCTTCCTGCCGGGGACCCCTCTACTTCATCAGAGGATGCCAACCCCCAACTGCAGTAAGAAAGAACATTGAAGACAAAACTGCCGCAACCACATTCTTTGAAAATGGTGGAAGGGCTGCATTACAAGTTCTCTGCCATGGTGATATGAGATCCATAATAGTAGTAGTAATTTTTGTGGGCATCATTTTGCTGCCTCCTTActcaataaaatcaatatatTACACATTTATCGTCAAGACTGCTCTCTCCTTCATTCCATGAGAAAGGCACAGTGGCATCACAGTTTTGTATCATCATGTTGCATTTATACCGATGAAATCAAAAGATTGGCACATAAACTAAACCACTGATAAATCTCTAAGCATAAAGATGTGACTCCTTCAAGCTATAATGGGTTTAGTTTTCTTACCCGATTAAAGCAATTGGCATTATAAAAATGTATAACCTAATTTTTCCTGCTTGTAGTGCTGCACTGATAATATACCTAACAAAGCTAAAGTTAACAAAGAAATCCCACAGGCAACCCTCCATTCACTCCGCTACAAGCGTCTTTGTGTTTAAGATTAATTATATCCTTCGCCTTTCTCATGAGGATGTTTTCTGTAAGCCACAAATGCCAAATAACATGTTTTTCTGGCTTTCCTGATTCTGCCATGGAATATGCTCGGGTCCTGGCCATGTTTGTTTTCCCTGTTGCTCTTATTTTATGCTCAAAATAGGAAACTGTTTCACTCACTTTGCGTGCTTGTACTGCaacaatttacatcaattaACAAACCTGATGAGAAGccaataatataaaaatggcTATGTTAGGgaactttttcctttctatttaCAAGTTCCTTCTTTCAGAAagtgtgtatatataaatatatatacccGTTGCTTTGTGTTTCCTTACAGCTGACCACAATCTTTTATAGGTCCCAAAAATCATGCCTCTGATTAAGAAAAACATGATGAGGACAACTATTGTTACACTTGCATAAGTTATCAGATGCTGCAATCCAAGCTTCCTATATCAAAGAAACTCTACAAAATACATGCTGCACATTTGGATTTTGATCTTTCTTCTTAGTGTGGCACGATGGAAACAACACTATGTGAATCATCAAGGTGTGCTAAAGTGAATCGTTGAAACTTTAGTCAGGCTTGTTGCAGATGTAAATCATTTTCCAATGAGTTGAGATTTTCTTTATATCTGTAGATGCTATATATATCTCTCGAAAGTGAGCCTAAACTTACAATTATATACCCTTTTGATCCTagttttgaattaattttgcCCTTTATTTACAATACCAAAAACTTGCAAGCATCCTCAGTATCAGATGTCCTCATCAACCTGGCTGCAGCAGTGAACCTGCAGGTCACACTGCATGAGCATCAGGTTGCTATTTTCATTTATGGCTGATCTTGGACCATTTCTATATGATTCCTATACCATTTTACGTTGTCTTTAAATTGTGTGATTCAAATGAAGAAAACCCTTTTAAGTAAATAAACAGATGGATGTGTCGATGGCTGTTGGCAATGGTCACCCCCATGGCATGAAAACAAAGAGCAGGCATATCAGGATATCCATATTGTTTTTGTATCTTTACAGAAAGGTGTATCTggatgtgtgtgtgtgttataaAGAAGGCCTTTTATAAGGAGATAGAATCCTGTCAACTACCACatcaattttgtcaaaaaagtTGTGGACCTTTACACAGAAGTAACTGatacaaataaatattcaatttcatatatttattgaaTCTATCTTTACCTACCACACAAAAAAGTTTCTCTGGATTCAACAAATGGTTTCATTTCCTTTTGGACAGCAAGAAATATGGAAAACAGGAGccactaaaaaaataaaagaaaagtaaagaaaaaaagatcaTCCCAATAATTTTGACATGGTCTTTTGTCTGTTTACAACCAGGTTTGGTGGAATTTCCCTGCATGAAAAGTTGACCTTTGAGGTTTGATGGCAACTCAAGAACAGATAGCTAGGGCACCTTGAAAAGTCCAGAAATATGTTAGTATATTCTTAACCTGGTTCTTCAAGCCACCATGCATGCAACTCTGCACTCATTACATGTACAACTTATCTCTAATCTAATCAAAAGAGAGTAAGCAGGAGATTATGATTAGTATGGGAAAAAGGGTTGCAGCGAAAGTTTATCATTTACCATTACCAAGAGCATGGTTTGAGGCTGGTTGAAAAGAGAGGGGGGGCATTACCTTGGGGGAGTTGTTTCTGATACTTGGATTGAAAGGGAAAAATCATAATCATGAGCAGTTGTACGTGATATTGGCACGGCTCAATCAAATAACAGAACTCTACCCTTTAGAGTGATGCTCTCCGATTGAACCGCACCAATATCTCGATGGCAAACTCCTGTGTTTTTTTACCATGCTTTCCCCCTATGCTTTCACAACATCTTCCTGGAGCTGATGCCATGGCAGAAGAAGTACAACACAAAATGATAGTATGAGTTTAAACATATTGGTATAAAAACAAACACTCATGAAGGGATCGTTTTGTATTGAAACCTAGGGTTATAAAACTAAAGATGATAGAGCAACCATACCTTCACCTGATAGAAAATGCAGAACAAATACAGCAGAGACTCAAAATTAGTAAAAAGACACATGAAAACAGCGTCCTGGACATAGAAGAAGAAACATTAATAGATGAGAAGGAGAGAGGATATGTCCTCGCCAAGAGTGAAGAAGCTGTTCAGAGAGATTCTCTCATCTTAAtgaatgagagagagagagaggtgggGTGGGGGGAGCttagagagaaaggagagaaaagagaTGGATGTGGCCTTGAAAATGCTAGCATTGAATTTGCCACCAACCCAACAACAAAAAGGAGGTGGGTATATTAAATTTGAAGTCTAGAGACAATGGGAAAGCT
It includes:
- the LOC18597157 gene encoding probable beta-1,3-galactosyltransferase 1, which translates into the protein MSVKSRGELAAKHVLSRNLALLLCFASFCAGMFFTNRMWMLPDAKGIPRTSRIGVEQSLNCDKKIKALNNEANSSGGSSGSQHSIQTLDRAISDLEMKIVAARAERETIMKDPIISEDLKNVKSTLKRKYFMVIGINTAFSSRKRRDSVRATWMPQAEKRKKLEEEKGIIIRFVIGHSSTSGGILDKAIEAEEKVHGDFLRLQHIEGYLELSAKTKTYFATAVSLWDAEFYVKVDDDVHVNLATLGSTLAGHSNKPRVYIGCMKSGPVLARKGVKYHEPEYWKFGEVGNKYFRHATGQLYAISKDLATYISINQNVLHKYANEDVSLGSWFIGLDVEHVDDRRLCCGTPPDCEWKAQAGNICVASFDWRCSGICRSVERIIEVHERCGEDKNALWSTNFVQTTSSSF